The Ictidomys tridecemlineatus isolate mIctTri1 chromosome 1, mIctTri1.hap1, whole genome shotgun sequence DNA window agagagaaagagagagagagagagagagagagagagagagagaatttttaatatttattttttagttctcggcagacacaacatctttgtttgtatgtggtgctgaggctcgaacccaggccgcacgcatgccaggagagcgctaccgcttgagccacatccccagccccaggagactGAATATTTAAGAGagcaaaaattttcttttagatagGGGAGAAGGAAAGGACACCCAACTACAAATATTGGCATTACCTGCAGTTAGTTATTTTACAGGTAATATGAAAAGGTTCTTCTAGGTTTACAGTATCTGGGATTGCCTCCAAAGACAACCGAACATCTCCATAACCTGGAGCCTTAACAGAACAAGCAACACAGTTAAAATATATCTATTACAAAGCTTTTCAATTTTCACAAAGGTATCATACCAGCACATTTACTCGACAGAGGTTGGGACTCTAAGCTGATGTTCAGAGAAAACACTCCTAATTCATTCTATTGTTCCCTTACTTTAACTACTTTTGGTGCTGTGGAACAGCTCTGCAGAACTGGACTGTTCTTGTCATAATTAATCCAGGTTCATCAGAGTTAAGATGAATCCTAAAGGTAAATAATCAGTAAAGAAATTTCAGGACACCTGACTTCAAAGGAATGTTTTTCAATGTTTATGTAGTTTCAGCCTACATAACTCTAAATAGGCAAGGTTACCacctgaaaaaataaactttgaaataaGCCAGGTAGAAAATCACATCTTTTCCCAAAACACCTGAGCAAGAAAGGGGTATAAAAACATCAAGGCTTGAAACATGTGATGTCAAGATGGAAACTAATTGCTACAGCTTAAAATAGGCTCAGTGACCataatcatcatttaaaaaattattgcctcaaacagtgaaataaaagtaaattttaggtAATGTCAGATTAGGAAATAGCATAAAGGAAGGCTCCTGTGGCAAATTctcactagcaaaaaaaaaaaaaaaaaaaaaagaaaaagaaaaaaaaaattaccagactGGTAACTATCTGTATTCTCGTATAGAACTTAGATAAAACATCCAACCAATGCTTACAAGATGACTTTAATGTGATTCACCTGAGTTTCTGATGCCTCAGATTTTTAACATCTTAAAAAAGAAGTACAGACTAAGTAGGTGTATGCAGAAAGCGCAAGAATTTCAGGacattacaaaaaataataataataaagtcaaaaACAAATGGTGAACATGAATTACCAAAGGAAGGAACAATTGATAAgcagtttttttaatgtttggtaaagttaaaaaaaaaaaaaaggtcatgtgTTAAAGGTAAATTAATACGCACATATCACTCATCTCCATACTAGttttctccttaaaaataaattaaactattAGTCTTTTCTTTAGTAATATTAGTACCTCTTATAGTACTCTGACTTCAAGTGATAGACCTAAGTAAACTTAAATTGTTCTAACTTCTTGTTGCCTCTGCCTCTCCCCAAAACCTCCACTGAAGTTATTTCCAGACTCACCATTCTCTGAAGTTGGCTGGTTTGTAATCTTCCCCTTTCACCAAGGTTTGTTTTCCATACAATATCCAATTTTCCAATTACTGTAACTCCCTTAATGATACCCGCTTTTTCTGCAAACTCCTTCTTGGGCTTTAGGCAGTATAAGTACTGGCGTGTATCCATTGGCTGCAAATATGCTCTTGACCCAAATGTTGATAAACTGAGAGGGGTAGAGATAAAGATGGAGAAAATTCTGtaacatcttttaaaagaaaagccaTGGCTGTGATTGTTCTTTTGGTTTATGATAGGAACTGGATGATTTACCACTCAAAGATTTAGAATAGAAGAGGTCAGTGGTTTCAACACAAAaagtatacatacatttattttactttatacatttattttaatatttttaaatcaacatgGAAAATCTTGAGATTATTTACAATGAAATGAATATATTACCTAAAATACTGGACCTGTAGCGAGGCGCAGtggcgcatacctataatcctagtggctcaggaggctgaggcaggaggatggcaagtttaaagccagcctcagcatttagcaaggccctaggcaactcagtgagatcctgcctctaaataaaacacaaaaatagggctggggatgtggctcggtggttgaatgcccctgagttcaatgctgagtaccaaaataaaacaacaacaaaaaacctggaCATGTATCaactgactgaaaaaaaaaatgcaatagaaTTAAGAGTATCcctttttctaaaattatcaaagaaaatagTTTAGAAACTTTCCCCTCCCCGATCTtgatgggattgaacccagggttttgcacatgttagacaagcactctaccacagagctatttCCACAGCCCTGAGTCCTAAGACATACTACCTCTCcacttttttggtaccagggattaaaccaagAATGCTTTGcctctgagctgcagccccagcctttttcattttgagccttgctaagctggccttgaacttgtgattctcctgcattagcttcccaagttgctaggattataggtgtgcaccactgtatctgGCTGAGACATACTATTCTAAACTAGGTAATcgttttcaaaatgaattaaaagatctggaaaagattgggaaaaaaactgTTTTCCTCATGCAAAGGAGGCTATGAATTTTTCTATGTGTAACCACCACAACTGTATAAAGAAAACTTCTCATTAGGAAAATCACATATTTTCCCCACCTAAAAACTCCTTGCCTGCATCAATATCAATCCtacatttgtttctttctcttctacattAGCTGTAGAAggatatatgtatttctttttcacaaaataattaaaatcatttattccTATATCCACCTTATTATGTTcagagtgttttctttttcaaactcaTAATCACACTAATTTTTGCTTTCTAACTACTTCTCCACCATTCCTTCCCATGTATTAGTTTTATGACTTGCAGGATAACAATGACAGGTTTCAGGATTACCTTGTTGAATTATGAGAATTAAAAGTGCTTTGAACAAAAATGCAAAAGGACtaggatctttatttttatgtggagggAGGGATGAATAGATACAGCATAGGATATTTTTAGGAAAGTCAAATTGTTTTTTATAATACAGTAGTGGTAGACACATGCCATTATATATTTGCCAAAACCAATATCATGTATAGTACATAGAATGAATTCttatgtaaactatggactttagttaCTACTAGGTATCTGTACTGGTCCACATTACTTATATTAATGTGTCACAGGGAGAGCCCTGCACAGTGATTTATGTCAGTAGATACGGCTATTTAAAATGCTACAGCAGGAGGATGGCTTAAGTCCAGAGATATGAGGCCAGAAtgagcaagatcctgtttcttaaataaatagaaaataaaagggtaGGGTGGGTGGGAAGTGAGAGGTGTGTGTGAGACAATATGTGTGAACTCtcctattaattatttttgtgtacCTAAAAAACTCCAAGAATAAAgtgtattaattatttaaaaaacaattcaagAGTAATAGATGTTAAAAAAGCATGAATCTTTCAAGACAGGAATGAACATTTCATAATTCATATTTACCATTCTCCAGCTTGGTTGACAGAATTTAATTCTGTTACATTATACATTATAGATGGCTCCAATGAAACTTTCTCCATAAACATGGGTGAGGTTGTAATATTCTGAATCTGAGCTTCAAGAAATACTTCATCAGTCTGaggatatgaaagaaaatatccacCAAAATGTgatgctatttaaaatatttaccaacaaaaatatctttatgtatatgaagaaaatataaaccacaaatgTGATTAGTTCATGCCTGCAAATTAAAGTTATCATAATTAATACAAGAAACCTTCATCCTAACATAATTAACAGGGGCGAAGTCAAGTGTTAGTCAACTGATACCCTGTCAAACAATGGATATGGgataattaggaaatattttgtattaccatccaaaaatatttatttaactggaatttcattcacaaaaattctcaatctgctaataagatatttaaatgttaaaatgaatgTTAGTATGATGAATATGACTATATAGTAAGATAACTAGGCTTTATTATATTATTCCAGCATaatataatttcaattatatTACATCAGTTTAGATAGTCTAGTGACCACTATTACCAGGAATAatccattttataatattataggactcaactttataaaattaagaaatttgtaGGTGGTCATTAGTGATttcttaattcattaaaaatgtatatttagggaaaaaaaaggaaagaaatatgtgAATTATGCCAAATAATCTTAGCTTTTAAATCTGGTAAAAGTATTTTATAGCCTTAGTGACAGATTTGAAGACTGATGTTATTCAGTAATATTGTAGTCAATAGGCAatttaaatacttaattttacacatattttaatTCCCTAATTTATGGAAAAATGCTTACTTTTATGccatttggttatttttctctgtgtaattgaaaaataagagactaaTTTGGTTTATCTTTGAAACAGActaatatgataaattatatacTAAGGGTattcaagaattattttttcaaaaatttaataataatatgtatacacacacagaaaaataacATGTGAATTCTGACCAAAATAATTTCACActtctgaggttttttttaaCACTAAAGCCAGGAAAATGGAAATCATTTGCAAAAATATCATGATGaagttataaataaaacaaattctttaGTCTGTGGGAATTatgctcaaataaaaatataaatacaatgatTTATCAAAACAATGCACCACTTAAGGGCATTATCTGTtactttttgtaaaaaaaaaattaaatatatcccATAAatccattgctttttaaaaataaccacagacccatatttcaatttaaaaaatgcaatttttgCATAAATTTAGGAAGAGTTTaggtaaaattaaagaaaaacaagcagCATAATGGAAAATCAAGTTAGTTTGAACAGTTAGTATAAAGTAATTTGacatttgaaaaattaagaataaagtgCTAAGGCTGTTGATGTTACTACATATAGAATGTGATATAAGCAAATGCTGCTTATTAtgaatagaaaattgaaaaaattattttatccaacttggaaaaatttacttttcttctgCTTAAAGGCCATTTTTACCTGACCcagacttaaaacaaaaaaacactgtacatcagaaaatgaatttcaattGTATAGTCTACTTAAAGGATTGAAGAATAGTAAGGTATTCTAATGTATTGAAAATCccagaattattttaaacaagATTAACATgcctttaagaaaataataaaacctaaacaagaaacattaaaaatgccAATGTTTCAATATAACAATTTAACCTCTTATATTTTCCTGCAAAATAAGACAATTGATATAAAAAGTACATTCAAAATACATGTCTTTCTGAAATGACACAGGCGTTGTTCACAACTAACTGTTTTTCCACTATGTTTTGTAAAGAGGGATTAATTAGGCAGAGTCAAAAGGTGGTGAGTAAGAAAAGCAtaagtttataataaaaaatcaaattaccacAGAACTGAGGTCActctaatggaaaaataaaaaagaaaaattagagttaaatgttaaagaaaaagaataactttaaaataaaatgcatctttGCATTTTTTAACTTACTAAACAAGACAGCATTAGTAAACAAGAAAGTAAATAGGAAGCAACATAAATATGACAAACTTCTAAAAAGATGAAACTGCTAAGGTTACATGACAATGGAATAGAGAAGAACACTATGACTCAATATTAAACAGAAGCAAATATCGTTAAGGGCACATTTGGGGGCAGAGAGGTACATCCCCATGCTTTTCTAGTTCTATAAATTCTTTACAtactttttatgtaatttttagtaGACACTTAGGATGAGTAAATACTGAACTCTGTATTCAGCATAGATTTACAATGTACAGCTTCTCCTGAATTTATCTAATAATGGAAtccttcttaaaataaatatcttgggTGATTAGAGCCCAATGAATCACATTTCAGGAAATGATGGCAGCTTATACCACTCCAGACAATTGGGAGTTTGTTCTCCTCTTGCTTACagatttcagtcttttaaaaatctgtatttttaagcTACTTATTCACCAAATGTCATGTCCTTTCATTAAATGTGTAGCCAGCGATCATTCTTCATCTACCTCTATGTTCCCAGAGCATAAGCATACTTCATGAATGGGGTGGGGTATGTGGGAGAGGCATTTATATTGTAAACATGTCGGTGTCCTCCATGAGATGCAAGTTCTCTGAGAATTGGGAAGATGttcagtttgtatttttttctcttttgtacctAGTATGGGGCTCCTTGTAACCAGCAGGTGACCAAATGTTTAAATCCTAGCTTTTAATCTCACCAATATTCTTTCAAGGTTTTCCTATCTTAAGACTACAACAAAATTTTTCATATGACTTGTTTTCCTTTAGGTGATTCACATATTAGCATTATCAGAAACAGCTTTAAAAGAATGCTTGATACACACACGTGGAGCTAATAATAGTCAATGCACAAAGACTAGAGCACAGAGTAATAAGCAACACCTATTGATAATGGTATGGTTTACTAACTCCAAAGTCAGGGTCAGCAGAATCTGCCTCATTCTATTGACTGAACAGTATTTGTTTTCCTAACAAGTAACACTGAAAATTTTAAGAGACCCTAAatgatatttattcattcttggttgttaaaaaaatatctattttcaaaagttcaaattttcactaaatattttttagcttaAGTTTGTTGGCAAAACTAAAAGATtatgcttatatatatatgttaactGAAAAAGGCAGCAAATAAATTACTGTGATTATCAAAACAGCATAGATTAAAAGAGAATGTaagttaatgaaaaaatattactCGGTGTGGTAAAATATGGATTGTTTTCCTTCATGGGGAGCATTCACTTGTATAATATTTACACAATAACTAGCTATTGGAAAAATTACTTGCAAATCACTGAATATCAGTGTCAAAAGACTActtgacagggctggggatatagctcagtagagtgcttgcctcacgtgcaccaggctctgggtttaatccccaacacctcacacacacacaaagactactagacaaatattttaaagtaaaacattaaatttttttttatagttgtagattgacagcatgcgtttattttatttatttttgtatgtggtgctaagatcgaacccagtgcctcacacataccaggcaagtgctctgccactgagtcacagcctcACCCCATGTAAAACATTTATaacaaagaaaacctaaaatatgtttaatatgttCTTCCTAGtagccaatcaaaaaaaaaaaaaacctcttactaccccatttgttttttaaaatttctaacatATCTATTCTAGCAAATCCCTCATACTATGAAAACTTTTCCAGCAAAATGATAGACTATTCAAAATTCACCAAACTGAATAGCTATGCTCAATAGTATGCTActgataacaaaaacaaaacaaaacaaaacatggaataaatatgtAATATCCCAATTTGCTAATCTCCAAAGAGAAATGTTAACTGGTAATCACCTTGATGAGGTTAAACCTTTTCCATTAAATACATACCCTCTTTACCATGTACTTAATATCCTATGTCCATTGGTAACTGCTTGGAATCCCTTCACTGCTTTGACATATGTCTGTTCCCAACAACCATTTCTTCCAGACTTTAGTTCCCCTTTTCTTccaaaaagcttcttttcagacTATTCCAAGTTCTCAACCCAAGTGCTTATAGCACATGTTTATACAATTCTCATTTTAGATTTACTATGTACTATTTAGGAAGATTGGttattacatgtatttttcttcttcttcttttctcctaaTAGGCCTTTGCAGCAGGTTAGGGTCCTTAACTTTGACAGGAAAGCAATTTAAACGCTATATTGAGTAATTCAAATGGTGTATTGAGTAAAATCTCCAGTGTTTCTGGTAAAAATACATATCAAACTTAACATGACTGCAAATGTCTGATCATCATCTGGTTTTAAAGTAATTAATAGACATAATCTGCATTTtaaactactatatatatatatatatatatatatatatatatatatatatatatatatatataatttatctatttctttttggtactggggattgaacccaggggtattttatcactgagctacatccccagccctttttattttgagacaaagtctacctaaattgcttagaacctAAGTTGCTGGGCTGGCTTCAAACTAGGGATCCGCCTGTTTTCTGAGTTACTAAGAATATGTGTTTTTGCCACCAGACCCTGGCTGGATATTTCTGAATTTATCACTGATAAATTCAGTGAGGTAAAAGGGCTGTCAAGAGACTTTTGTACAGCTCTAGAAGCTACAGTAGAATTCCTTGGGGGAAAAATCCACACAATAAATCCTTTCACATATGGCAAagtctattttctctcttttgttagGCTACAacatagattattttttattctaagtgttaactactttctctatttttgcCAAACTCAGTTGTCCTAAGGAGCTTTTCAAGCCATTCAGCAGACTCAGCAACCCAACTCTGGCTGGCACACTGACTTTCCAGGGAAGAATTTAATGTGCTGTGTTTTACTTGTCAATATTTTCCCACAGAAATATTAAATCTAGATCTACTATTTCAATTTTTGTAATGTCCAGAACCACACTATTAAGTATTCTATAGATTGTTAGCATTTTTAAGCAATAGCAATACCATTAAATGGAATTTTATAGCAGTCACTTAATGAAGGGGTGAAGGTCTTACAGAATTAATTATGAGATTAGAAATCAAGAAACATTGCTTACATGCAGGCTGAAACAGCAGATTAAGAGACCTatcattgaaatttaaattttaattgaaatttatgCTCATTTTTCACAAATAATTTAGTCTTACCAAcaatttaaagtaaaaagaaatgcaaTAACTTCATGTTTCCAATGTTATTTTAATGATTAATTTGAAATCCCATTAGGTGTCCAACACTTACCTCTGCATTGTAAAATTTGGTTTTCACATCCAATGGTTTGAGAACCTGGTTACATAAAGCATATTAATTAGGAAATTCTTATCATttgagtatttttgtttgttttaaattacagGATTTACACTTGTCAAAGCCATTTCCCATCTGAATTGTTAAAAGACTTCTTAGTAGGTAAGCAAtattcttgggaaaaaaaaaaatccccaatgtatTTTTTTGAAAGGTTACCATTATTTCTTGACAGATAATGATATGGCTGTTTACTTCAAAACATTTTGttaaatcaaaaatatattttagggctgaggttgtggttcagcagtagggCGCTcggctagcacatgtgaggccctgggtttgaacttcagcaccacataacaattaataaaataaaggtattcaaaaaaataataaattgctttaaaaaaacatatcttaagggctgggattttggcttagtggcagagcgcttgcctctcacatgtgaggcataaaaataaataaataaaaaatattgtgtccatctataactaaaaaaatgtaaaaaaacgATTTTATGTActgtacattttaatattatatataacaaaaaccataaaaaagcaattgaaacttttaattttcttttaaaaggcaTGCAAGTTATTGATGTAGTAAAACAATGACAAAATAGTTTTTCTAGCAATAGTATTTTTTCTTGCAATTatagaggaataaaaaaatacaaaccatCATATCTACACCTGCACTTAAATATCTATTAGTGATATTTTCATTTCACCATCCACACATATGTGTTAAACTGtagtttttatctatttttggaGGTCGTTGAAAGTTTTGTCTTAATACAATATTGTACTTAAAATTCCAGTGATTCATGAACCCCTTGAAGGAAGGTTGATCCACTCACCTCAAGTGAATAATCTCTCATTTAAATATTCCTTTAGAAATTTAACACTACTCACACTCATCGCATGTGGACTTGACTCTTAACTTATCCCTCTTTTAGATTCTTCTGTGTTTTTCCAAGACATGAAAACAAgctatttttctttggaaaaaatctctttcattatAATAACACTACACTGGCAATACTAATTTCTCTGCCTTTATTCTACTTAATTTGGTCTGACTTCAGATTAGCAGTAACACAACAAACCCAAgaagtgaaatatttatttgaagcTTATTTTCTCTCCAGATAAGTAGAATTACTATACTTCTAGGAAGATAAAAAGTACCTAAAAAGTAATTTATCATTGTCATACTCAATACCTGAAATTTGAAGAACTTTCTAAAgtacattttttctccaccctgAGTTGTATAACTCACAGCACACACcaggctgaaaaaaaaatatgttttaatggtatagaaaattttatcttatttcttaatAGTAAATCTAACACACTTCAATTCTACtttacaaatatgaaaaacatttataTCTGTAGTGTGAAACTGTAGCCAAATGAAATTagagcaggaaaataaaaaagttctaGCAGATGTGGATATAAATATATGAGCAAGAAAGCTCTGATTAATAAAGGGAAACAGCATTTTTGGGGAAGGAAGTCAAACACTTTTTCTTGGAAACGTGAAATATATTCTAAAACAAATCTCAGAATAGTCCTACACTTGAAAGTAAAAGATTAAATTCATATAAACTAGAAACaaaagaattttcaaagaaattctagGATAGACATTTTAACATAAAtggttttaaatgaaataaataaaaaatgctaaaacaaacacaataaagagagggagggaagaatagaaatttaccgtattagacaaaggggaatgaagggaagggggggagatgggaataggaagggACAGTAAAATGAACTGgacataattttcttatgttcacatatgaatacaggACCTGTGTaaccccacatcatgtacaaccacaagaatgggaagttacactccatgtatgtatgtcaaaatacactccactcTGAGTTGTATAACTCACAGAACATATCaggctgaaaaaaaattttttttaatggaatagaaaaatttctcatgtatatataaatgaacaaatgaaaacaaccaaacaaaaaccactAAAACAATGAAAGAAGAGACAACAACTtgggataaaatatttataaaaatatatgaagatgATTAGAATGTTAATACACAAAGGGTTGTTTTAAGTGAATAAGCAAAACATTATCTCAGAATATGAGAAAAGGCACATAGATATATTGgctaacaaaaatataaaaatgtttaaaatgtaaaaatagttaAACAAAACAacgatatatatttttaaactatcatGATTTAGCAAGAATTCTTTATAAGTAATATCAGGTCTGGTGAGGGTTTATAGGGACacaatacattcatttatttatctatttatctatttatctatctatttatctatttatctatttatctatttatctatttatctatttatctatttatctatttatctatttatctatttatctatttatctatttatttatttatttatttatttatttaatgtggtattgaggatcaaacccagtgcctcacatctaggcaagtgctctaccactgagctatagtcacACCCCCAAAACATTATAGTCACACCCCCAAAACATAGTCTTTTAATGACTGCATTGGAAGGCTATGCTTTGTTTAACCTAATGTTGGTCATTTAAATTGTTATCAGTTTTTCACTGATGAATAACATAGTATTTAGTACTTTAATATTTCCTTATGATTACCCAAGGTGTGTTTCTATTGGAACATATAAGCATTTTTAAGGCTCTTTACCCACAGATTGTTTTCTAAGTTCCTTACAACTACCATAAGACTGCTAGAACTAATAAAGAAatacagcaaagtagcaggttacaaaatcagtGTAcgaaaatcaatagctttcctatacatcagcaatgactctgctgagaaagaaatgggggaaaaaagcaatccCATTCTcagcctaaaaagaaaaaaaaactatgaacaaaatctaaccaaggagataaaagacttctacaatgaaaactacagaacactgaagaaagaaattgaaggagacacaaaaagaatgaaactagattgtTTCTCCTCCTGTACAAAATTCACTCAAAATGgatcccctcacaacctcttatatgtaattttgtgtaacaatgagggtctccttccatttccatgcaatttcccttttctctccctttccctcccacctcatgactctatttaatgttaatcttttcctcctgctcttcctccctgctctgttcttggttgctctcattatatcaaagaagacatttggcatttgttttttagggattagctagcttcacttagcataatctagaAGAtagtattgggtccatctacaactaaaaaaaaaccaaaaaaactttttagaaagTATGTTTTCAAAGAACACTGACTAATGTGGAAAAATGTTCACAGTgaattgaaaagaataaaatcctgaataatataaaaattttgaaaaatattatttaaattacttacatgtatttgtttatacacatatgaaaagactgaaaagaaatatattaatattttaataattcttgtattaagtgaaaaattattagataatttgatttcttttttttttttaaaacaatgcctttatttttttttaaagagagagtgagagaggagagagagagagagagagagagagagagagagagagagagagagagagagagaatttttaatatttatttttcagttctcggcagacacaacatctttgttggtatgtggtgctgaggatcgaacccgggtcacacgcgctaccgcttgagccacatccccagcccagataatTTGATTTCTAAATTAGGACTATGCCAGGGGCTAGGGAGCAAACTGATCAAAACACAACACCTAACCTTAAATACTTACAGTGGGAAGTACTGTAGCAGGGACAGGTTTTGAAACTAGATTCAGATTTGAGTTCTGTCTTCTAAACTAgctgtttaattttataagagtctcattttctgtaaaatggggatttaAACATTTATCATCATTTTCATAAATTCAATTTTACAAATATCGACCACTGTTTTCTTCCAGATCCTGGGAATATAGAAGATTTCATGGACTTcatattttaataggaaaagtAATACTCAAGTATGTATGAAATTCTGTAAGTATGAAAGATGTTAAaatttattagttatacataaagGTCATAAAGGTCAGGAAAGTCTCTTAGGAAATCATGGTGctgagataggaaaaaaaaattaaatataaattatacaaaatgtCATTGGCGTTCCTTTATACGGGAACACATTTCAAGACATGGATTTGGAGGGGAAAGATGTCCACATGATTGCAATGCAGAGGAGGTGAGAAGGGTGACAAAAGGTTGGTAAGGATTAGGTTGTGAAGCTTTCTGAAAAACATACAAAGTTAGAATTTCCAAAAAGCAACAAGAGgtcattaaaaatgtgaatgatgacataattaataaatgatgGCTCAGAAATTTGAACTTTAGGAAA harbors:
- the Trappc13 gene encoding trafficking protein particle complex subunit 13 isoform X6, which translates into the protein MYFRKFFKFQVLKPLDVKTKFYNAETDEVFLEAQIQNITTSPMFMEKVSLEPSIMYNVTELNSVNQAGECLSTFGSRAYLQPMDTRQYLYCLKPKKEFAEKAGIIKGVTVIGKLDIVWKTNLGERGRLQTSQLQRMAPGYGDVRLSLEAIPDTVNLEEPFHITCKITNCSSERTMDLVLEMCNTSSIHWCGISGRQLGKLHPSSSLCLALTLLSSVQGLQSVSGLRITDTFLKRTYEYDDIAQVCVVSSAVKVES
- the Trappc13 gene encoding trafficking protein particle complex subunit 13 isoform X5, which translates into the protein MILQLNIFLGETFSSYISVHNDSNQIVKDILVKADLQTSSQRLNLSASNAAVAELKPDCCIDDVIHHEVKEIGTHILVCAVSYTTQGGEKMYFRKFFKFQVLKPLDVKTKFYNAESDLSSVTDEVFLEAQIQNITTSPMFMEKVSLEPSIMYNVTELNSVNQAGECLSTFGSRAYLQPMDTRQYLYCLKPKKEFAEKAGIIKGVTVIGKLDIVWKTNLGERGRLQTSQLQRMAPGYGDVRLSLEAIPDTVNLEEPFHITCKITNCSSERTMDLVLEMCNTSSIHWCGISGRQLGKLHPSSSLCLALTLLSSVQGLQSVSGLRITDTFLKRTYEYDDIAQVCVVSSAVKVES